The following nucleotide sequence is from Fibrobacter succinogenes.
ACGTTTGGGCGGATTTAATTCAGCTATTTACTTGCCGAGATATGCCTTGATGTTTTCGAGGCATTTCTTGTTCTGAGCTTCGGTACCAACGGTAATGCGGAGCACGTCACCCATTGCCGGCTGCGGACGGATGATAGTGCCCTTGGCCTGCAAGAACTTGAAGGCGTCCATCGGATCCTTGAATCCGCTGACGGCGATGAAGTTCGCGTGGCTGTCGACGTAGGCGAGGCCGAGTTCCTTGAAACCAGCCTTGAGCTGTTCGAGACCCTTCTTGTTGAGTTCGCGTACCTTGTTCACGTATTCTTGGTCGTCGATGGCGCCAATGGCGGCAGCCTGAGCGATGCTGTTCACGTTGAACGGTTCACGCACGCGGTTGATGAGTGCGACGATTTCCGGGCGGGTGATGCAGTAGCCCACGCGGAGGCCTGCAAGACCGTAAATCTTGCTGAATGTACGGCAGCAGATGATGTTCTTGCCTGCGGCGATGCGGCTGTTGAAATCCGGGACGAGTTCCGGCGTGTCTTCGATAAATTCGGTGTAGGCTTCGTCCATCACGAGAACGCAAGTTTCCGGGAGGCTGTCGGCGAAGTCGAGGATTTCCTTAGCGGTAAGGTCAGAACCGGTCGGGTTGTTCGGGTTGGCGAGGAACACGATGCGGGTCTTTTCGTTCACGGCGTCGCGCATGGCCTTGAGGTTGTAGTTGTATCCCGGAGCGGGCATATCGACTTCAACAATCTTGGCGTTCATGGCCATCGTGGCGAGCTTGTAAACAGCGAAGCTGTGGTTGCCCATGACGGCTTCCGTGCCGGGGCCGAGGAACACCTGGGCAATCATGTCCAAAAGTTCGTTACTGCCGTTACCCACAGCAATCTGGTCGCGCTTTACGCCGCGGAATTCAGCGATCTTTCCGATGAGGTCGTAAGAACCGCCATCCGGATAGAGGTTCACTTCTTCCAAAGCCTTGCGAGCTTCGGCCATGCCTTTCGGGCTCGGGCCAAATGGGTTTTCGTTGCTGGCGAGCTTGTCGATGTCTTTCGGGTCGAGGCCGAATTCACGAGCGGTGTAGGCGATGGGTTTGCCGGTCACGTAGAGCGGCTGCTTCAAGATGTGCTGTTGTGCGAGCTGATTGATATCCATTTTTAGTTAGTATTTACTAGTTAATAGTTACTAGAGGTTAATGTTTTGTAGTCAGGATTCATTCTGAACTTCTTTATAAGGAGTGCTTTTTAACTGTCATCCTCGACCGTTAGGGAGGGGATCCATACAGGTTTAAAGGACACTTGTATAATTGAGTCGATGGATCCTGTAGATTTGTAATCCGAAAAGAATTATAGCAATTTTTT
It contains:
- the hisC gene encoding histidinol-phosphate transaminase; this encodes MDINQLAQQHILKQPLYVTGKPIAYTAREFGLDPKDIDKLASNENPFGPSPKGMAEARKALEEVNLYPDGGSYDLIGKIAEFRGVKRDQIAVGNGSNELLDMIAQVFLGPGTEAVMGNHSFAVYKLATMAMNAKIVEVDMPAPGYNYNLKAMRDAVNEKTRIVFLANPNNPTGSDLTAKEILDFADSLPETCVLVMDEAYTEFIEDTPELVPDFNSRIAAGKNIICCRTFSKIYGLAGLRVGYCITRPEIVALINRVREPFNVNSIAQAAAIGAIDDQEYVNKVRELNKKGLEQLKAGFKELGLAYVDSHANFIAVSGFKDPMDAFKFLQAKGTIIRPQPAMGDVLRITVGTEAQNKKCLENIKAYLGK